One region of Mycobacterium riyadhense genomic DNA includes:
- a CDS encoding ATP-dependent helicase produces MSYTWDASARTVLAPDLCGVLRVLGGPGTGKSSLLVDAAIARIAAGVDPESVLLLTGSGRLGMRARSTLTTALLRSRGAGPCRTAVREPLVRTVHSYAYAVLRRAAERAGDAPPRLVTSAEQDAIIRELLAGDIEDGPAAAAAWPAQLMPALSTAAFATELRNLLARCAERGVDPLELDRMGRRCGRPEWSAAGQFARQYERVMLLRAAVGTAAPQASAPALGAAELVGAALEAFAVDPELLAAERARVRVLLIDDAQQLDPQAARLVRALAAGAELALVAGDPNQAVFGFRGGEPAGLLADDSRSVTLTVSHRCAPAVAHAISGIGCRLPGRSVGRRIEGTGAEDGSVAVRLASSTHAEAALIADALRRAHLVDDVPWSQMAVIVRSVPRAGARLPRALAAAGVPVALPAIGGSLPEEPAARALLTVLAATADGLDGDQALTLLTGPIGRVDPVSLRQLRRTLQRARDGCARGKFGDLLVAALTDDAPVSGPQARPLRRVRAVLAAAARCHREGLDPRYTLWAAWQRSGLQRRWLAASERGGPAGAQATRDLEAVTALFDTTDHYVSRTSGASLRGLIEHVAALQLPSVRREPVSETEQVKVLSAHAALGHEWDFVVIAGLQDGLWPNTIPRGGVLGTQRLLDELDGVTADASARAPLLAEERRLLVAAMGRARRRLLVTAVDSETGESSKEASLPSAFFFEIAQLAGDELVAARPVSAPRVLSAAAVVGRLRAVVCAPDGAVTDAARGCAAKQLARLAKAGVPGADPVGWHGLIPVSTTDPLRASDDLVTLTPSTLQTLTDCPLRWLAERHGGTNARELRSAVGSVLHALIADPTKSESQLLAELDRVWEHLPFGAQWYSDNELSRHRAMIQAFVEWRAGSRGELTEVGVEVDVDGVFEGQGTDVGDIQLHGRVDRLERDGAGRLVIVDIKTGKTPVSKDDAQQHAQLAMYQLAVAEGLVAAGPDVREPGGARLVYLGKTGAAGATEREQDPLTPAARDEWRNLIRQAAGAMAGPQFVARRNDGCSHCPIRPYCPAHADGSAR; encoded by the coding sequence GCATGCGGGCGCGCAGCACGCTGACGACGGCGTTGCTGCGGTCACGTGGCGCCGGCCCCTGCCGTACCGCGGTCCGCGAGCCACTGGTACGGACCGTGCACAGCTATGCGTACGCGGTGCTGCGACGGGCCGCCGAGCGCGCCGGTGACGCACCGCCGCGACTGGTCACCAGCGCCGAGCAAGACGCAATCATCCGGGAATTGCTGGCCGGCGACATCGAAGACGGACCGGCCGCCGCGGCCGCGTGGCCCGCGCAGCTGATGCCCGCCCTGAGTACCGCAGCCTTCGCCACCGAACTGCGAAATCTATTGGCGCGCTGCGCTGAACGCGGCGTGGACCCGCTGGAGCTGGACAGGATGGGCCGCCGCTGTGGGCGCCCGGAATGGAGCGCCGCCGGCCAATTCGCCCGACAGTACGAGCGGGTGATGTTGTTGCGGGCGGCGGTGGGGACAGCGGCACCGCAGGCGAGCGCGCCGGCCCTGGGTGCCGCCGAACTGGTCGGGGCGGCATTGGAGGCCTTCGCGGTCGACCCCGAGTTGTTGGCCGCCGAACGCGCTCGCGTCCGGGTCCTGCTGATCGACGACGCCCAGCAGCTCGATCCGCAGGCGGCCCGTCTGGTCCGGGCGTTGGCAGCGGGCGCCGAACTGGCACTGGTCGCCGGCGATCCGAACCAGGCCGTGTTCGGTTTCCGCGGCGGCGAGCCTGCCGGGTTGTTGGCCGATGACAGTCGGTCGGTGACGTTGACGGTGTCGCACCGCTGTGCTCCCGCGGTGGCGCACGCCATCAGCGGCATAGGCTGCCGGTTGCCCGGCCGCAGCGTCGGTAGACGGATCGAGGGCACCGGAGCCGAGGATGGATCGGTTGCGGTGCGGCTGGCTTCCTCCACCCACGCGGAGGCGGCGTTGATCGCCGATGCGCTGCGGCGTGCGCATCTCGTCGATGACGTGCCGTGGTCGCAGATGGCCGTGATTGTGCGGTCGGTGCCGCGAGCCGGCGCGCGGCTGCCGCGCGCGTTGGCTGCCGCCGGGGTTCCAGTGGCGCTGCCCGCGATTGGCGGGTCGCTGCCCGAGGAGCCGGCGGCGCGTGCGCTGCTCACGGTCCTGGCGGCGACGGCGGACGGGCTCGATGGCGACCAGGCGCTGACCCTGCTGACCGGGCCCATCGGGCGCGTCGACCCGGTCTCGCTTCGTCAACTGCGCCGCACCCTGCAGCGCGCCCGGGACGGCTGCGCCCGAGGGAAATTCGGCGATCTGCTGGTGGCCGCGCTTACCGACGACGCGCCGGTGTCCGGCCCCCAGGCGCGCCCGCTGCGCCGGGTGCGTGCCGTGCTGGCCGCGGCGGCTCGCTGCCATCGGGAAGGACTGGATCCGCGGTACACGCTATGGGCGGCGTGGCAACGGTCAGGTCTACAGCGTCGTTGGTTGGCGGCCAGCGAGCGTGGCGGCCCGGCCGGCGCGCAGGCAACGCGGGACCTGGAAGCGGTCACCGCATTGTTCGATACCACCGATCACTACGTGTCACGCACGTCCGGTGCGTCGCTACGCGGACTCATCGAGCACGTCGCGGCATTGCAGTTGCCAAGTGTCAGGCGCGAGCCGGTATCGGAGACCGAACAGGTCAAGGTGCTCAGCGCGCACGCTGCGCTCGGGCACGAGTGGGATTTTGTGGTCATCGCCGGACTGCAAGATGGATTGTGGCCCAACACGATTCCGCGTGGCGGTGTGCTGGGCACCCAGCGGTTGCTCGACGAGCTCGACGGCGTCACCGCGGATGCCTCGGCGCGTGCGCCGCTGCTGGCCGAAGAGCGTCGTCTACTGGTGGCAGCAATGGGCCGGGCTCGGCGCCGGTTGTTGGTGACGGCGGTCGATAGTGAAACCGGAGAGAGCTCGAAGGAGGCATCGTTGCCGTCGGCGTTCTTCTTCGAGATCGCGCAGTTGGCCGGCGATGAACTTGTTGCCGCGCGGCCAGTTTCGGCGCCCCGCGTGTTGTCGGCGGCGGCGGTGGTGGGACGGTTGCGCGCTGTGGTGTGCGCGCCCGACGGCGCCGTAACCGACGCGGCTCGCGGTTGTGCAGCAAAGCAATTGGCCCGGTTGGCCAAGGCTGGTGTCCCAGGCGCCGATCCAGTCGGCTGGCACGGCCTGATCCCGGTCAGCACCACGGATCCGCTGCGGGCCAGCGATGATCTCGTGACGTTGACACCATCGACCTTGCAGACTCTCACCGACTGCCCGCTGCGCTGGCTGGCCGAGCGGCACGGGGGAACCAACGCCCGCGAGCTTCGGTCCGCGGTCGGTTCGGTGCTGCACGCGCTGATCGCCGACCCGACCAAGAGCGAATCGCAGCTGCTGGCCGAGCTCGACCGGGTGTGGGAGCACTTGCCCTTCGGCGCCCAGTGGTATTCGGACAACGAGCTGTCCCGGCACCGCGCCATGATCCAGGCATTCGTCGAGTGGCGGGCCGGGTCACGTGGCGAGCTGACCGAGGTCGGCGTCGAGGTCGACGTCGACGGAGTCTTCGAAGGACAGGGCACGGACGTCGGCGACATTCAATTGCACGGCCGGGTTGACCGGCTCGAACGCGATGGCGCCGGTCGGCTGGTCATCGTCGACATCAAGACCGGCAAGACACCGGTCAGCAAGGACGACGCCCAACAGCACGCCCAGCTGGCGATGTATCAGCTGGCGGTGGCCGAGGGTCTGGTGGCGGCTGGCCCCGACGTTCGTGAGCCCGGCGGCGCCCGTCTGGTTTATCTGGGCAAGACCGGTGCGGCCGGCGCCACCGAACGGGAACAGGATCCGCTGACCCCGGCCGCTCGTGACGAATGGCGCAACCTCATCAGGCAGGCGGCCGGCGCGATGGCCGGGCCGCAGTTCGTCGCTCGGCGCAACGACGGTTGCTCGCACTGTCCAATCCGGCCGTACTGTCCGGCCCACGCCGACGGGTCAGCACGATGA
- a CDS encoding ATP-dependent helicase — protein MSGPAGGDPLRPAGSDGGAPLLRSSRVAVRYSPSELACALGLFPPTDEQAAVIAAPPGPLVVIAGAGAGKTETMAARVVWLIANGYAEPEQVLGLTFTRKAAGQLLRRVRSRLARLAGIGSVSAGPTAGSPTVSTYHAFAGSLLRDYGLLLPVEPDTRLLSESELWQLAFDVVNGYGAELRTDKTPAAVTSMVLRLWSQLAEHLVDTRQLRDTHIELERLVHTLPAGPYQRECGPSQWLLRMLATQTERAELVPLLDVLAERMCAQKVMDFGMQMASAARLAAAFPQVGQDLRNRYRVVLLDEYQDTGHAQRVALSALFGGGVDDGLALTAVGDPIQSIYGWRGASATNLPRFTTDFPLSDGTPAPVLELRTSWRNPPRTLQVANAISAEARRRSVAVRALRSRPDAPPGTVRCALLADVQAEREWIADHLQGHFRRAQADGVSPPTAAVLVRRNADAAPIAEALRARGIPVEVVGLAGLLSVPEVADVVAMLRLVADPMAGAAAVRVLTGPRWRLGGRDLVALWRRAQVLAGGSWTTAQSASPSPESVAIAAGADADAPCLADAICDPGPSDQYSAAGYERIGALAGELSALRGHLGHCLPDLVAEVRRVLGIDCEVRARVGAAGEWAGAEHLDAFADVVAGYAERAGAVSRESSVAGLLAYLDVAAVVENGLAPAQVAVARDWVQVLTVHAAKGLEWQVVAVAHLSAGAFPSTASRSSWLTDPGELPPLLRGDRASSGALGIPVLDTSTVVNRKQLSDTISDHRRQLDQRRVDEERRLLYVAVTRAEDTLLVSGHHWGATGIKPRGPSDFLCELKDVIDRSAAAGDPCGVIEQWAPAPADGDRNPLRDNVVEAVWPADPLAARRRDVERGAALVAEAMSADATVAGADVDGWVGDVDALLAERARATRPLNHTLPSQLSVSGLVELARDPAGAAQRLRHRLPTRPDPHALLGNAFHAWVQQFYGVELLFDLGDLPGAADSDLGDTQELAALQAAFTRSQWAARTPVAVEVPFEMPIGDTVVRGRIDAVYADPDGGTTVVDWKTGEPPRGPLAMRQAAVQLAVYRLAWAALRGCPESSVRTAFHYVRTGITVFPEVGVPPACGGLPDPQELAALLADSGRPAAV, from the coding sequence ATGAGCGGGCCTGCTGGTGGCGACCCGCTGCGACCGGCTGGGTCCGATGGTGGCGCGCCGCTATTGCGATCATCGCGGGTAGCCGTGCGGTATAGCCCGTCCGAATTAGCTTGTGCGCTAGGTCTTTTCCCGCCCACGGATGAGCAGGCCGCCGTTATCGCCGCGCCGCCGGGGCCGCTGGTCGTCATCGCCGGAGCCGGAGCCGGAAAGACCGAGACGATGGCCGCCCGGGTGGTGTGGCTGATCGCCAACGGCTACGCCGAACCCGAACAAGTGCTGGGATTGACGTTCACCCGCAAGGCCGCTGGCCAGCTGCTGCGCCGCGTCCGGTCCCGGCTGGCCAGGTTGGCCGGCATCGGCTCGGTGTCGGCCGGCCCGACGGCCGGTTCGCCGACGGTCAGCACCTATCACGCCTTCGCCGGTTCACTACTTCGCGACTACGGCCTGCTGCTGCCCGTAGAGCCCGACACGCGGCTGCTCAGCGAGTCCGAGCTGTGGCAGCTGGCCTTCGATGTGGTGAACGGGTATGGCGCGGAGCTGCGTACCGATAAAACCCCGGCGGCGGTCACCTCGATGGTGCTGCGGTTGTGGAGTCAGCTCGCCGAGCACCTGGTGGACACTCGGCAGCTCCGCGATACCCACATTGAGCTGGAACGGTTGGTCCACACCCTGCCGGCAGGCCCCTACCAGCGGGAGTGCGGCCCCAGCCAGTGGCTGCTGCGGATGCTGGCCACCCAGACCGAGCGTGCCGAGCTGGTGCCGTTGCTTGACGTCCTGGCCGAGCGCATGTGTGCGCAGAAGGTGATGGACTTCGGCATGCAGATGGCGTCGGCCGCACGATTAGCCGCAGCATTCCCACAGGTCGGACAAGACCTGCGGAACCGCTACCGGGTGGTGTTGCTCGACGAGTATCAGGACACCGGGCATGCCCAGCGGGTCGCTCTGTCGGCACTGTTCGGCGGTGGAGTCGACGACGGATTGGCGCTTACCGCGGTCGGCGACCCGATTCAGTCGATCTACGGCTGGCGCGGTGCCTCGGCCACCAACCTGCCACGGTTCACCACCGACTTCCCGTTGTCCGATGGCACCCCAGCGCCGGTCCTGGAGTTGCGCACCAGCTGGCGCAACCCGCCGCGAACGCTGCAAGTGGCCAACGCGATCTCGGCCGAGGCGCGACGGCGATCGGTCGCGGTGCGCGCCCTGCGCTCACGACCGGACGCCCCACCGGGAACCGTCCGGTGTGCCCTACTGGCCGACGTTCAGGCCGAACGTGAATGGATCGCCGATCATCTGCAGGGGCATTTCCGGCGGGCCCAGGCTGACGGCGTCAGCCCACCTACCGCGGCCGTGTTGGTGCGTCGCAACGCGGACGCCGCGCCCATCGCCGAGGCCCTGCGCGCCCGCGGAATCCCGGTTGAAGTCGTCGGGTTGGCCGGTCTGTTGTCGGTCCCCGAGGTCGCCGACGTGGTTGCGATGTTGCGACTCGTCGCCGACCCGATGGCCGGCGCGGCGGCGGTGCGGGTGCTTACCGGTCCACGGTGGCGACTCGGTGGCCGGGACCTCGTCGCGCTGTGGCGCCGTGCGCAAGTGTTGGCTGGGGGATCCTGGACAACTGCGCAAAGCGCATCGCCGTCGCCCGAGTCGGTCGCGATTGCGGCTGGCGCCGACGCCGACGCGCCGTGTCTGGCCGACGCGATTTGCGACCCGGGTCCGTCCGACCAGTATTCGGCGGCCGGATACGAGCGCATCGGTGCGCTGGCCGGCGAACTGAGCGCCCTGCGCGGCCATCTCGGCCATTGTCTGCCTGACCTGGTTGCCGAGGTGCGGCGGGTGTTAGGCATCGACTGCGAGGTGCGCGCTCGGGTGGGGGCGGCGGGGGAGTGGGCCGGCGCCGAGCATCTGGATGCTTTCGCCGACGTCGTAGCGGGCTATGCCGAGCGGGCTGGTGCGGTGTCCCGCGAATCCTCGGTAGCCGGCCTGCTCGCCTACTTGGACGTGGCCGCGGTGGTGGAGAACGGATTGGCGCCGGCCCAAGTAGCTGTCGCCCGGGACTGGGTCCAGGTGCTCACCGTGCATGCCGCGAAGGGTTTGGAGTGGCAGGTGGTGGCGGTGGCACATCTGTCCGCCGGGGCATTTCCGTCGACCGCGTCGAGAAGCAGCTGGCTCACCGACCCCGGCGAGTTGCCGCCACTGCTGCGGGGTGATCGCGCCTCGTCAGGCGCGCTGGGTATCCCGGTTCTGGACACCTCGACCGTCGTCAATCGAAAACAGTTGTCGGACACCATCTCTGATCATCGCCGCCAACTTGATCAGCGACGCGTCGATGAGGAGCGCCGGCTGCTGTATGTGGCCGTCACGCGGGCCGAGGACACGTTGCTGGTGTCCGGTCATCATTGGGGTGCCACGGGGATCAAGCCGCGCGGGCCGTCGGATTTTCTGTGCGAGCTCAAGGACGTCATCGATCGATCGGCCGCGGCCGGCGATCCCTGCGGGGTCATCGAACAGTGGGCGCCGGCCCCGGCTGACGGCGACCGAAACCCATTGCGTGACAATGTTGTCGAAGCGGTTTGGCCGGCCGATCCATTGGCTGCACGCCGCCGCGACGTCGAGCGCGGGGCAGCGCTGGTGGCCGAGGCAATGTCGGCAGACGCGACTGTCGCCGGTGCAGACGTAGACGGTTGGGTCGGCGACGTCGATGCGTTGCTGGCGGAGCGTGCGCGTGCGACGCGACCGCTCAACCATACTTTGCCAAGCCAGTTGTCGGTCAGCGGCCTGGTTGAGCTGGCCCGCGACCCCGCCGGCGCCGCACAGCGCCTGCGGCATCGGCTGCCGACACGTCCGGACCCGCATGCGTTGTTGGGCAATGCTTTTCACGCCTGGGTCCAGCAGTTCTATGGTGTCGAGTTGCTGTTCGATCTAGGCGACCTTCCTGGTGCCGCGGACTCCGACCTTGGCGACACCCAGGAGTTGGCCGCGTTGCAGGCGGCATTCACACGGTCGCAGTGGGCGGCGCGCACACCGGTCGCGGTCGAGGTGCCGTTCGAAATGCCGATCGGCGATACCGTCGTGCGCGGGCGCATCGACGCGGTGTACGCCGACCCCGATGGCGGGACCACCGTGGTGGACTGGAAAACCGGTGAGCCACCGCGCGGGCCGCTTGCCATGCGACAGGCCGCCGTCCAGCTCGCTGTCTACCGGTTGGCCTGGGCCGCCCTGCGCGGCTGCCCGGAATCGTCGGTGCGTACCGCGTTTCACTACGTGCGCACCGGAATCACCGTCTTCCCCGAGGTGGGGGTACCGCCGGCTTGCGGGGGACTGCCCGACCCCCAGGAGTTGGCCGCGCTGCTGGCTGACTCCGGCCGTCCTGCCGCCGTCTGA
- a CDS encoding potassium channel family protein, with protein MGNTKSRRLSGLDQRLTAQPSYALVGVLRIPQGRAGPARIISRRVAIALVALLIAAVAVYVDRDGYRDAQGDQLTFLDCLYYAAVTLSTTGYGDVTPISEFARAINVLVITPLRIAFLILLVGTTLEVVTETSRQALKIQRWRSRVRNHTIVIGYGTKGKTAVAAMLGDEAVPGEIVVVDTDRAALERAAAAGLVTVHGDATKSDVLRLAGAQHAASIIVAASRDDTAVLVTLTAREIAPKAKIVASIREAENQHLLQQSGANSVVVSSETAGRLLGIATTTPSVVEMIEDLLTPDAGLAIAEREVEQNEVGGSPRHLSDIVLGVVRDGQLLRIGAPEVDAIEASDRLLYIRNVGP; from the coding sequence GTGGGCAACACTAAGTCGCGGCGCCTGAGCGGTCTGGATCAAAGGTTGACCGCCCAGCCCAGTTATGCGCTTGTCGGCGTGCTGCGCATTCCGCAGGGGCGTGCCGGTCCGGCTCGCATTATCTCGCGGCGAGTGGCCATCGCCCTGGTGGCGTTGCTCATCGCTGCCGTGGCCGTTTACGTCGATCGCGACGGGTACCGAGACGCCCAAGGCGATCAACTGACATTTCTGGATTGCCTGTACTACGCGGCGGTAACGCTGTCGACGACCGGCTACGGCGACGTCACGCCCATCTCTGAATTCGCGCGCGCGATCAACGTCTTGGTCATCACGCCACTGCGCATCGCGTTCCTGATCTTGCTGGTCGGTACGACGCTTGAGGTTGTTACCGAAACGTCTCGTCAGGCACTGAAGATCCAGCGTTGGAGGAGCAGGGTGCGTAATCACACCATCGTCATCGGCTACGGGACCAAGGGCAAAACCGCCGTCGCTGCCATGCTCGGTGACGAGGCAGTCCCGGGTGAAATCGTCGTCGTCGACACCGATCGGGCGGCTCTCGAGCGCGCGGCTGCGGCTGGCCTGGTTACCGTGCACGGTGACGCCACCAAATCCGATGTGCTGCGGCTCGCCGGTGCCCAACATGCCGCCTCGATCATTGTGGCCGCCAGCCGCGACGACACCGCCGTGCTGGTCACATTGACGGCTCGGGAAATCGCGCCCAAGGCCAAGATTGTCGCGTCCATCCGCGAAGCCGAGAATCAGCACCTGCTGCAGCAATCGGGTGCGAACTCGGTGGTGGTCTCTTCAGAGACCGCTGGTCGGCTGCTGGGCATCGCCACCACCACGCCCAGTGTGGTGGAGATGATCGAGGATCTGCTTACTCCGGACGCCGGGCTGGCCATCGCCGAACGCGAGGTGGAGCAGAACGAGGTTGGGGGGTCGCCGCGGCACCTGAGCGACATCGTGCTCGGTGTGGTGCGCGACGGCCAGCTGCTGCGGATCGGTGCACCCGAGGTGGACGCCATCGAGGCCAGCGACCGGCTGCTCTACATCCGCAACGTGGGGCCGTAG
- the nudC gene encoding NAD(+) diphosphatase, whose translation MEFQLRSVPLLSRVGADRADQLRTDVEAAAAGWAEAALLRVDSRNQVLAADGRVVLGQAAALGDKPPPEAVFLGRIEGGRHVWAIRSALEPPADPKLAAEVVDLRRLGRIIDDTSSQLVSSATALLNWHDSSRFSAMDGTPTKPARAGWSRVNPITGREEFPRIDPAVICLVHDGGDRAVLARQAGWPQRMFSLLAGFVEAGESFEVCVAREIREEIGLTVRDVRYLGSQPWPFPRSLMVGFHALADPNQEFSFNDGEIAEAAWFTRDEVRAALEAGDWTSASGLKESKLLLPGSISIARVIIESWAARD comes from the coding sequence GTGGAATTCCAGTTGCGAAGCGTTCCGCTGCTATCGCGCGTCGGCGCCGACCGAGCCGATCAGCTGCGGACCGATGTCGAGGCGGCCGCCGCCGGATGGGCGGAGGCGGCGCTGCTGCGCGTGGATTCCCGCAATCAGGTGTTGGCCGCTGATGGTCGGGTGGTGCTCGGCCAGGCCGCCGCGCTGGGCGATAAGCCGCCGCCGGAAGCGGTATTTTTGGGCCGCATCGAGGGCGGGCGCCACGTGTGGGCAATCCGGAGCGCGCTGGAACCGCCCGCGGATCCCAAACTGGCAGCCGAGGTAGTGGACCTGCGCAGGCTCGGCCGGATCATCGATGACACCAGCAGCCAGTTGGTGTCGTCGGCAACGGCGTTGCTGAATTGGCATGACAGCTCCCGATTTAGCGCGATGGACGGGACGCCGACGAAACCGGCCAGGGCCGGCTGGTCACGCGTCAACCCGATCACCGGCCGAGAAGAGTTCCCGCGTATCGACCCGGCGGTGATCTGCCTGGTGCACGACGGCGGTGATCGCGCGGTGCTGGCGCGCCAGGCGGGGTGGCCGCAACGGATGTTCTCCCTGCTGGCCGGATTCGTCGAGGCCGGCGAGTCGTTCGAAGTATGTGTCGCCCGGGAGATCCGTGAGGAAATCGGCCTGACCGTTCGCGATGTGCGTTATCTGGGCAGCCAGCCCTGGCCCTTCCCGCGCTCGCTCATGGTTGGTTTCCATGCGCTGGCTGACCCGAATCAGGAGTTTTCGTTCAATGACGGTGAGATCGCCGAGGCCGCCTGGTTCACCCGCGATGAAGTACGCGCCGCGCTGGAAGCCGGCGATTGGACCAGCGCTTCAGGGTTAAAGGAGTCGAAACTGCTACTGCCGGGGTCGATTTCGATCGCGCGCGTGATCATCGAATCCTGGGCGGCGCGCGACTGA
- a CDS encoding sensor domain-containing protein: MIGTAVARVCRSALIACCVAVAITACSHNSPAAKQTAPAPASGADALIVSIEDVRRIADNEELTAHSHADLRHPPQGDLNAPGPCRAAGTSDLTFASGWSEFRSAGYSGVTDNIEPSGVAIIDSVSQAVAIYPDANAARQALDQLESSLQACIALHDPNYDFTLDKPDSSTLRITDQGWSHLYRAKNAVLISVGVLGIEPAERIATDVLQVITDRIK; the protein is encoded by the coding sequence ATGATCGGTACCGCTGTTGCCCGGGTTTGCCGGTCGGCTTTGATCGCCTGCTGTGTTGCGGTCGCGATCACGGCGTGCTCACATAACAGCCCGGCGGCCAAGCAGACCGCCCCCGCGCCTGCCTCTGGTGCCGACGCGCTAATCGTCAGCATCGAAGATGTGCGGCGCATCGCCGACAACGAGGAACTCACGGCACATTCTCATGCGGACTTGCGTCATCCGCCACAGGGAGACTTGAACGCGCCGGGCCCCTGCCGGGCAGCAGGGACCAGCGACCTCACCTTCGCCAGCGGCTGGTCAGAGTTTCGTAGCGCGGGTTACAGCGGGGTAACCGACAACATAGAGCCGAGCGGGGTCGCCATAATCGACTCAGTCAGCCAGGCCGTTGCGATTTACCCGGATGCGAATGCGGCGCGCCAAGCCCTCGATCAGCTGGAGTCGTCGCTGCAAGCATGTATTGCCTTGCACGACCCTAACTACGATTTCACCCTGGACAAGCCGGATTCGTCCACCCTGAGGATCACCGACCAGGGTTGGAGCCACCTGTATCGCGCCAAAAACGCGGTATTGATTTCCGTCGGCGTGTTGGGCATCGAACCAGCAGAGCGGATCGCGACCGACGTCCTGCAGGTCATCACCGATCGAATTAAGTAA
- the mrx1 gene encoding mycoredoxin Mrx1, producing the protein MTNAALTIYTTSWCGYCHRLKTALQATGIPYHEIDIEHDAVAAEFVGSVNGGNRTVPTVKFADGSTLTNPSAGEVKAKLAG; encoded by the coding sequence ATGACCAACGCTGCGCTCACGATCTACACGACGTCATGGTGTGGCTACTGCCATCGGCTCAAGACGGCGCTCCAGGCCACCGGGATCCCATACCACGAGATCGACATTGAACACGACGCCGTGGCAGCGGAGTTCGTTGGCTCGGTCAATGGAGGTAACAGGACGGTTCCGACGGTGAAGTTCGCCGACGGGTCGACGCTGACCAATCCGAGCGCGGGTGAGGTCAAAGCAAAACTGGCCGGGTAG
- a CDS encoding DUF6788 family protein, giving the protein MVDPSLDDLEGQRTRLYEQLAATGDFRRGSISENYRRCGKPNCACAQPDHPGHGPRYLWTRTVAGRGTKGRQLSAEEVDKVRAELANYHRFAAVSEQIVAVNEAICEARPPGAAGTVSSTVDTQAEKGGSERRSKRSSRPR; this is encoded by the coding sequence ATGGTGGATCCGTCGTTGGACGATCTGGAGGGGCAGCGGACCAGGCTCTACGAGCAGCTGGCCGCGACGGGCGATTTCCGGCGCGGCTCGATCAGCGAGAACTACCGTCGCTGCGGGAAACCCAACTGCGCGTGCGCGCAACCGGATCACCCCGGGCACGGGCCGCGGTATCTGTGGACGCGCACCGTGGCCGGGCGCGGTACCAAGGGGCGGCAGTTGTCGGCCGAGGAGGTGGACAAGGTGCGCGCCGAGCTGGCCAATTACCACCGCTTCGCGGCGGTGAGCGAGCAGATCGTGGCGGTCAACGAAGCCATCTGTGAGGCGCGCCCGCCCGGTGCGGCCGGCACGGTTTCGTCCACGGTCGACACGCAGGCCGAAAAAGGGGGCTCCGAGAGGCGCTCGAAGCGGAGTTCGCGGCCGAGGTAG